The sequence below is a genomic window from Nicotiana tomentosiformis chromosome 6, ASM39032v3, whole genome shotgun sequence.
agggtgccaaggtattttcgaagatcgatttgaggtttggttaccatcagttgaagattagggcatctgatgtccctaagataactttttagacttggtatgggcattataagtttctagtgatgtcatttgggctaacaaatgccccagcagcattcatggatttgatgaaccgggtgtccaaaccctacttggattcctttgtggttgtatttattgacgatatcttgatctactgCCACAGTCgaaaggagcatgagcagcaccttcggatcgttcttcagactctgaaagaaagccagctatatgctaagttctcaaaatgcgagttttgattgagttcagttgctttcttgggtcacgttgtatcagcagagggtattcaggtagatcctaagaagattgaggcagtccagaactggcctagacccacatcagctacagagatccgtagtttcttgggtttggcgggctattatcgtcgatttgtggaggggttttcatccatagcaaccccgttgaccagattgacccagaaggatgcctcgttcaggtggtcagacgagtatgaagcgagctttcagaagctcaagactgctttgactacaacaccagtattggtgttacccacaagttcaggatcttatacagtatattgtaacgcatcccgtattggtctgggtgcggtattgatgcagggtggaaggttattgcatatgcttcgtagaagctgaaggttcacgagaagaattaccttgttcatgatctagagctggcagccattgttcacgcgctgaagatttggaggcactatcctTACGGTGTGCCATgtaaggtattcactgatcatcagagcatgtagtattttttcaagcagaaggaactcaatttgaggcagaggaggtagttggagatattgaaagactatgatatcaccatattgtatcatcccgggaaggccaatgtggtggccgatgctttgagtagaaagtcagccagtatgggtagccttgcatatattccagttggtaagagaccgattgcattggatgttcaggccttggccaaccagctcgtgaggttagatgttttcgAGCCCacccgtgttctagcttgtacagttgctcggtcttctttgtttgagcgcatcagagatcggcaggatgacgatcctcatttacttttcCTTAGAGATacagtgcggcatggtggtgccaagcaggttactattggagatgacagagttttgaggatgcaggatcGTATTTGtctgcctaatgtggatgaacttcgtgagttgatcattgaggaggctcacagttctcagtattctattcacccgggtgctgccaagatgtaccaggacttgaggcagcattattggtggaggcgaatgaagaaggacatagttgcctatgtatctcggtgcctaaatttccagcaggtgaagtgtgagcatcagagacctggtggtttacttcagaggttagaaattcctaagtggaagtgggagcgtatcgctatggattttgttgttggactcccacggactcagaggaagttcgatgcagtttgggtcattgtggacaggttgactaagtcagcgcacttcattcctgtggcagttacctattcctcggagcggttagcagagatttatattcgggagatcgtccTCTTCACGGTGTGACCGTCATtcttatgcctaattgctacgtgttatactagtgttgttcaatttatcgttcttatcatgtttacggattttctggtgataatttaGTTTTTATTTCAAGGTCGAGATTggtattatggaaccaaatgttgaagtaaggtttgtacttgttattctatctccttgttgttatttatgcattgcattatggtaagggggagtgttaatgcacgaatggtgatgtcgtgccatattgtaagtgttaatgcacgaagggtgatgtcgtgccatattgtgagtgttaatgcacgaagggtgatgtcgtgccatattgtgagtgttaatgcacgaagggtgatgccgtgccatattgtgagtgttaatgcacgaagggtgatgccgtgccatattgtgagtgttaatgcacgaagggtgatgtcgtgccatgatatgagagttaatgcacgaagggtgatgtcgtgccgtttctattaattttatggtgagattgagagtaaaagctcgaaggatgatgtcgtgcattttttcttgctatattcactattcctagtgattcatggtatattgactgctccagtgatcattctgttgtagttctttctcttgtattcccctcagtattttcccctcccgacatttcctgtttagttattcatttctgttatttgtatatacattgttaaattgtacaagttgatttgtaggtgccttgccttagcctcgtcactacttcatcgaggttaggctcgacacttaccagtacatgtgatcggttgtactgatattgcactatgtactttctgtgcagattttgataccggttcgggttgatcgagattttgctattggtccgctgtccggagactcaaggtagatctgtcggcattcacagactttgaagtccccgtctatcttttatgttctactgtttctttcattcagacagttgtatttctttcagactttgtagtaaattctagaatgctcgtgaattgtgactctagatccgggtggtagtaattaatacagttttatgatattccgtacttattatatttcatcttagttaattatcgttaattactgaatgaaaataagaaattggttgaatgattctctaacgttgtcttgcctagcaagtgaaatgttaggcgtcatcacggtcccgttggtgggaaatttcgggtcgtgacactcggACAGGCATGAAGGCATTGAAAATGCAGCGGCAATATTGTATCCACAAGTACCTCACTGTGTCTGCATATGGCTTCTATGGAataatgtaaaaaaaaattacaagaaGAAGCATTTGCAGCTCAAAGACATATTCTTTACTATGGCCAAAGCATACacagttgagaagtttgattacCACATGGCAGAGGTAGAGAGAATTGATAAGAGGGTCAAAGATTACTTAATCAATATTGGGTATGAAAGATGGTCCATAGCACATTGCACTATCAACAGAACAttgacaatgacttcaaatattaCGGAGTCGATCAATGCGATGCTCAAGGCTGCTAGGGAACTCCCAGTACTGCCCTTACTAGAGTACATAAGGCAA
It includes:
- the LOC104110432 gene encoding uncharacterized protein, with protein sequence MAKAYTVEKFDYHMAEVERIDKRVKDYLINIGYERWSIAHCTINRTLTMTSNITESINAMLKAARELPVLPLLEYIRQLIGRWNITNQKSAIKSFTDLGEKYDTMLMDNLELSYRMKVTSSTSYLYSVLDKGKQRMVFLKDNLQMWKVSVG